The sequence AGACCCTGTGTCAAGTGTCTGCCCTGTAGATGCAAATGTAATACCAGTAAATTCAGCCTTTGCCCTTCTTCCTTTAAGAACACTCATAGGGTAAAGCATAGTAACCTTTGAACCAAAGGAGCCTGATACCCACTCTATTATTCCATCTTCCTCTACTACTGCTTTTTTAGTGTTTAGATTATACATATTTCTAGACCAGTTCTCTATTGTTGAATACCTCAATCTAGCTCCTTTATTTACATAAAGCTCCACTGCTCCTGCATGGAGATTTTGAACATTGTACTTAGGTGCTGAACACCCTTCTATAAAGTGTAGACTTGCCCCTTCGTCAACAATAATAAGTGTATGCTCAAACTGTCCTGCGCCTTTTGCATTTAATCTGAAATATGACTGTAGAGGTATATCTACATTTACTCCTTTAGGCACATAAACAAAGGAGCCGCCTGACCAAACTGCCCCGTGTAATGCAGCAAATTTATGATATTCAGGCTGGATAAGTTTCATAAAGTGTTTTCTAACCATATCCTCATATTGTTTTACTCCACTTTCCATATCTAAATAAACTACGCCTTTTTTTATTAACTCATCCTTCAGATTATGATAAACAACCTCTGAATCATACTGGGCTCCTACTCCCGCTAGTGATTCTCTCTCTGCCTGAGGTATGCCTAGTCTTTCAAATGTATCTTTAATATCTTCTGGGACATCATCCCATGAGTGACTCATATCAGTATCTGGTCTTACATAGTGCACTATATTATCTACATCAAGTTCTGAAATATCTGCTCCCCATGTAGGCATAGGCTTACTATTATATATCTTTAGAGACTTAAGTCTTAAATCGAGCATCCACTCTGGTTCATCTTTTTGCTTTGATATTTCTCTAATAATTTCTTCATTTAAACCTTTTACTGTTACAAATCTATGTCTTTCTTCATTGACAACGTCATATATGCTTCTATCAATATCCTCCAAATATGTCTTCTTTGTATTTTCCATTCATATCTCTCCTAAGCTAATTTCTTTTTAAAATTCTCATAACCCATGCGTTCTATATCCTTAGCAAGGTTTATGTCACCTGTCATAGCTATTTTTCCATCTATTAAAATATGAACATAGTCTGGTTCTAAATAATCCAGTATCTTGTTATAATGTGTTATAACTAAAAATGACCTCTCTCCATCAGATAGATTGCTTATTCCTTCGTAAATTATTCTTACTGCATCTACGTCTAGACCTGAATCAGTCTCGTCTAATATAGCTAAAGATGGATTTAATATAGACATTTGCAGTATTTCATTTTTCTTCTTCTCTCCCCCTGAAAATCCTAGATTCAAGTATCTATCCTTGTATTCATAGGGCATTTTTAATAAATCCATTTTTTCTCTTAGTTCTTTTTGAAATTCTGATACAAATATTGATTTTCCCGTTACTGCCATTTTAGATGTTCTAAGAAAGTTCTCTACTGTAACTCCTGGAATTTCTTCAGGGTATTGAAATGAGAGAAATATTCCTCTCTTTGCTCTTTCATCTACTTTAATATCATTTATTAGTTCACCTTTAAAGTAAATCTCTCCACTATCGATTTTATACTGGGGATTCCCCATTAAAATGTTTCCTAATGTAGATTTTCCTGCTCCATTTGGTCCCATAACTACATGTGTTTCACCTTTGTTGATTTTTAGGTTTAAACCTTTTAATATTGTTTTATCTTCAGCTGATGCTACTAGATTTTTTATATATAGTAACTGATTATTGTTCATAACATCTCCCTCTCTTATTGATAATAATTTTCATTATTAATTGCCTCTATTATACAATATATTTACACTTAATACTGTGAACCAAATCACAAAAACAAAAAAAGCCTCGGTTTTTCCTGAGACTCAATCTACCTCTTATTAAGTTAAGTTATAATATTATCTAAATAATCTTTGGAAGAAATTTTTAATGGCTTCCTATAAATTCTCTTTAATTCTATATTCAATAAGATTTCC comes from Proteiniborus sp. DW1 and encodes:
- the sufB gene encoding Fe-S cluster assembly protein SufB translates to MENTKKTYLEDIDRSIYDVVNEERHRFVTVKGLNEEIIREISKQKDEPEWMLDLRLKSLKIYNSKPMPTWGADISELDVDNIVHYVRPDTDMSHSWDDVPEDIKDTFERLGIPQAERESLAGVGAQYDSEVVYHNLKDELIKKGVVYLDMESGVKQYEDMVRKHFMKLIQPEYHKFAALHGAVWSGGSFVYVPKGVNVDIPLQSYFRLNAKGAGQFEHTLIIVDEGASLHFIEGCSAPKYNVQNLHAGAVELYVNKGARLRYSTIENWSRNMYNLNTKKAVVEEDGIIEWVSGSFGSKVTMLYPMSVLKGRRAKAEFTGITFASTGQTLDTGSKVLLAAPETSCTINSKSISKTGGQAIYRGLLEVTKNAKGAKASVNCESLMLDNESLSNTLPIIVLNNDDIDIGHEAKIGRISDESIFYLMSRGISEEEAKSMIVRGFVEPITKELPLEYAVELNNLIDIELEGTIG
- the sufC gene encoding Fe-S cluster assembly ATPase SufC yields the protein MNNNQLLYIKNLVASAEDKTILKGLNLKINKGETHVVMGPNGAGKSTLGNILMGNPQYKIDSGEIYFKGELINDIKVDERAKRGIFLSFQYPEEIPGVTVENFLRTSKMAVTGKSIFVSEFQKELREKMDLLKMPYEYKDRYLNLGFSGGEKKKNEILQMSILNPSLAILDETDSGLDVDAVRIIYEGISNLSDGERSFLVITHYNKILDYLEPDYVHILIDGKIAMTGDINLAKDIERMGYENFKKKLA